A genomic segment from Amphiprion ocellaris isolate individual 3 ecotype Okinawa chromosome 17, ASM2253959v1, whole genome shotgun sequence encodes:
- the urm1 gene encoding ubiquitin-related modifier 1, producing the protein MAAPIAIHLEFGGGAELLFNGVKEHHVTLPSQSEPWDMKQLLVWIQRNLLKERPELFLQGDSVRPGILVLINDADWELMGELEYQLQDRDNVVFISTLHGG; encoded by the exons ATGGCGGCTCCCATAGCGATTCATCTGGAGTTTGG agGAGGAGCAGAACTGCTTTTTAACGGCGTCAAGGAACACCATGTGACTCTTCCAAGCCAATCAGAACCTT gGGACATGAAGCAGCTGCTGGTTTGGATCCAGAGGAACCTCCTGAAGGAACGACCCGAACTCTTCCTCCAGGGAGACTCCGT GAGGCCTGGGATTCTGGTGCTTATCAATGATGCAGACTGGGAGCTAATG GGGGAGCTGGAATATCAACTGCAGGACCGAGACAACGTTGTGTTTATTTCTACTCTTCATGGAGGATAA